Below is a genomic region from Burkholderia pyrrocinia.
CGCTCTTGCTGCTGCAGCAGCCGGATCGCGTCGTCGCAGGTGCCCGTCTGCAGGTGCGCGCGCGCGATCGACAAATCGTGCGCGACGCGCCGGATCACGTCCTCGCTGCCCGGATCGGACACGACCGCGACGAGATCCGTCGCGCCGGCGGACGCGGCGCGCTTGGCATTCTGGCGGTCGAGGACGTTCATGGGCGGCATCGCGATGGCATCCGGAATCGGTTCAATGGCCGGGCGAGCCGGTCGTCGTCAGCGTCTTGCCGGGCGTCGGCAGCTTCACGCGATCCTCGACGTAGCGGCGCACCGCGCCGGCCGCGACTTCCGCGTCGGCGCCGCCGTACGGCACGGGTGCGACGAGATCCTGCGGCCGCGCGAGCATCGCCGCGAGGTTCGTGTAGGTCGCGCAGCCGAACGGCACGCCCGGCCGCCCGAAACCCGCGTCGA
It encodes:
- a CDS encoding CpaD family pilus assembly lipoprotein; its protein translation is MQVRTTVLALLPLALAGCMSAQPPLNLPDARSIGFDGVQAMPPDCAKLMQPSHLVDAGFGRPGVPFGCATYTNLAAMLARPQDLVAPVPYGGADAEVAAGAVRRYVEDRVKLPTPGKTLTTTGSPGH